One stretch of Tenacibaculum sp. MAR_2010_89 DNA includes these proteins:
- a CDS encoding T9SS type A sorting domain-containing protein, with protein sequence MRQLSIYLLTLMIIFSCKLEKKDSVSIPQKHKKEKKEENPDKYAIWTEAQAARHQKILQKLTTSAKKFNHKKGSFTSYANGNLNGSWINRGPKNMPGAFKFAEMLEGTDIIYGVTHNHYAGEFNSKAYIFKGTVYNPKTGKGGDDFTLLTANWPNRYQNLFAFKIGATTRLIAHIENGPLYYSDDEGTTWARSNGLPDANTSSAINRQDNHTIYVTNGQKIYISTDKGINFTLLKDYGSPKKSSFLYTPRFSAQPNSNTVYLARNGSFYQLNNAKTDFTLSGTYINSHGNRQFSIGGDSRVLYITENKNYWVSTDHGKTWTSKSPKGNWYGDRTGKMSPGKFFAVHPENPNISIAGYAQPVISLDKLDTDLSTTSGWGRYQNGTHLKAEDYYNRIRFNYHPDFQASHFFYNSSGDLFSARCSDGGIFISYKEWKSFPNEGTAFDNSGYANAHYINLNVLNTINPLIYRENIFTGANNPNHIYYSTQDQGSGSIISDTNNETLDFYQSIGGDGPPIDSYDGKHAWKWQREGKKVYAPVKIYSNTGSFQSIGKINSLFKEENSVSFTKKSEMGWVQTYIDHADSDKNMWILAQDLNRVTWDGTNITSHIINKGNNHVAALAQATGNPNKLYMLQDSKVFISTDRGTSFNTSADTPFSLTNESWGKGDIGSGVVLPTNDNWILFCGPSTNNVGAILSKDGGQTWIDVTGDFPSGIDAQTGGMVATPNGKFVFAGTDIGPYVFDVTNEKWYSLAEGIGFFNAMDVDYIPAINTVRFASWGSGILDFKIEAKSLGVNDHTLNTLTLFPNPAKDFVTINLESLLINKVTIEVFTLQGKRVIHKKEISFINKKTTLNTSKLVAGIYLITITGENNNKATKKMIIE encoded by the coding sequence ATGAGACAATTAAGTATTTACTTACTTACTTTGATGATTATTTTCTCTTGTAAACTTGAGAAAAAAGACTCCGTAAGTATTCCTCAAAAGCATAAAAAAGAAAAAAAAGAAGAGAATCCTGATAAATATGCCATCTGGACAGAGGCTCAAGCTGCTAGGCATCAAAAGATATTACAAAAGCTAACTACTTCTGCTAAAAAATTTAACCATAAAAAAGGAAGTTTTACTAGTTATGCGAATGGTAATTTAAACGGTTCTTGGATAAATAGAGGCCCTAAAAATATGCCTGGCGCCTTTAAATTTGCTGAGATGTTAGAAGGTACCGATATTATTTATGGAGTAACTCACAATCACTACGCTGGTGAGTTTAATTCAAAAGCTTATATTTTTAAAGGAACTGTATACAACCCAAAAACAGGGAAAGGCGGTGACGATTTTACATTACTTACTGCTAATTGGCCAAACAGGTATCAAAACTTATTTGCTTTTAAAATTGGAGCTACTACCCGATTAATAGCACACATTGAAAATGGTCCTTTATACTATTCAGATGATGAAGGAACCACTTGGGCTCGCTCAAATGGATTACCTGATGCTAATACAAGTTCAGCTATTAACAGACAAGACAATCATACTATATATGTAACCAATGGTCAAAAAATATACATATCTACCGATAAAGGAATTAACTTTACTCTACTAAAAGATTACGGTTCTCCTAAAAAAAGTAGTTTTTTATATACTCCAAGGTTTTCAGCACAGCCAAATTCTAATACAGTTTATTTAGCTAGAAATGGTTCTTTTTATCAATTAAACAACGCTAAAACTGATTTTACATTATCAGGAACTTATATAAATAGTCATGGTAATCGTCAATTTAGTATTGGAGGTGATAGTAGAGTTCTTTATATTACTGAAAACAAAAACTATTGGGTATCTACTGATCATGGTAAAACTTGGACTAGTAAATCACCGAAAGGAAATTGGTACGGAGATAGAACTGGAAAAATGTCACCAGGTAAATTCTTTGCTGTACACCCAGAAAATCCAAATATTTCTATTGCAGGATATGCACAACCAGTAATTTCTTTAGATAAACTAGATACCGATTTGTCAACAACCAGTGGCTGGGGAAGATATCAAAATGGAACACATTTAAAGGCTGAAGACTATTATAATAGGATTCGATTTAATTATCATCCAGATTTTCAAGCTTCGCACTTTTTTTACAATAGCTCTGGCGATTTGTTTTCTGCTAGGTGTTCAGATGGCGGTATTTTTATTTCTTATAAAGAATGGAAAAGCTTTCCTAATGAAGGTACAGCATTTGATAATTCAGGATATGCCAATGCTCACTACATTAATTTAAATGTATTAAATACCATAAATCCTTTAATTTATAGAGAAAATATTTTTACAGGCGCTAACAATCCAAATCACATTTACTATAGCACTCAAGATCAAGGAAGTGGTAGTATTATCAGTGATACAAATAATGAAACTCTAGATTTTTACCAAAGTATTGGAGGTGATGGACCTCCAATAGATAGTTATGATGGTAAACATGCTTGGAAATGGCAACGAGAAGGTAAAAAAGTATATGCTCCAGTAAAGATTTATAGTAATACTGGAAGTTTTCAATCTATAGGAAAAATCAACTCCCTTTTTAAAGAAGAGAATTCTGTTAGTTTTACCAAAAAATCAGAAATGGGTTGGGTACAAACATATATAGACCATGCTGATTCAGATAAAAATATGTGGATTTTAGCTCAAGATTTAAATAGAGTTACTTGGGATGGTACAAATATTACTTCACACATAATTAATAAAGGTAATAACCACGTAGCTGCACTTGCTCAAGCTACAGGAAATCCAAATAAATTATACATGCTTCAAGATAGCAAAGTATTTATTTCAACAGATAGGGGGACTTCATTTAATACCTCAGCCGACACTCCTTTTTCTTTAACAAATGAATCTTGGGGAAAAGGTGATATAGGTAGTGGAGTTGTATTACCTACTAACGATAATTGGATTTTATTTTGTGGCCCAAGTACCAATAATGTTGGTGCTATTTTATCAAAAGATGGAGGACAAACTTGGATTGATGTTACTGGAGATTTTCCTAGTGGAATTGATGCACAAACTGGAGGAATGGTAGCTACACCTAATGGTAAATTTGTATTTGCAGGTACAGATATTGGTCCTTATGTTTTTGATGTTACTAATGAAAAATGGTATTCTTTAGCGGAAGGTATTGGTTTTTTTAATGCAATGGATGTTGATTACATTCCCGCTATAAATACGGTTCGTTTTGCTTCATGGGGATCAGGAATTTTAGATTTTAAAATTGAAGCGAAATCATTAGGTGTAAATGATCATACTTTAAATACATTGACACTTTTCCCTAACCCTGCTAAGGATTTTGTAACAATCAATTTAGAATCTTTATTAATCAATAAAGTAACCATTGAAGTTTTTACCCTTCAAGGAAAAAGAGTGATTCATAAAAAAGAAATTTCTTTCATTAATAAAAAAACCACACTAAATACTTCTAAACTTGTGGCTGGAATATACCTAATTACTATTACTGGTGAAAACAATAACAAAGCGACTAAAAAAATGATTATAGAATAG
- a CDS encoding leucine-rich repeat domain-containing protein: MKKTLLIVTLLFISVVGHSQTFISGKLTYEVISTQPNKVKVIDYNTTGGTTVVIPSSVTRHILGTGGIGITYSVTEIGANAFKYNSLVNVTIPNSVISIRNGAFEDNYLTNVLIPDSVISIGYKAFKDNLLTDISFSSALTIIGYEAFKNNQIASVILPNNIITVGNGAFENNEITSATISSGMTSISSTLFKYNELTSITIPNTITSIGANSFNSNNLSSIFIPNSVTYIGNGAFQSNQLASVTLPNTITFIGGATFQSNNLSSIVIPNSVTKIRMWAFSGNELTNITIPSNVDTIEGGAFASNPLTSVTSLATVPPTIVTGLGDSFGYNRSTINLHIPSGTIGAYVTDPGALWTGFNSVTENFVAGDISNAVQVITTAEEITVKYPKNSKLLGYIMYDIYGIITTKGKGNKIATNIIPSGVYILKLNFKEGTCTKRVLVK; encoded by the coding sequence ATGAAAAAAACATTACTTATTGTCACCTTACTGTTTATATCTGTAGTAGGGCATTCACAAACTTTTATTTCAGGAAAATTAACTTATGAAGTAATATCTACTCAACCCAATAAAGTAAAAGTTATAGATTATAATACAACTGGTGGAACAACAGTTGTAATTCCTAGTTCAGTTACTAGGCATATATTGGGCACTGGAGGTATTGGCATAACTTATAGTGTTACAGAAATTGGAGCAAATGCTTTTAAATACAATTCATTAGTAAATGTAACAATTCCTAATAGCGTAATTAGTATTAGAAATGGAGCTTTTGAAGATAATTATTTAACAAATGTACTAATTCCTGATAGTGTAATTAGTATTGGTTATAAGGCTTTTAAGGATAATTTATTAACGGACATTTCTTTCTCTTCTGCTCTTACAATTATTGGTTATGAAGCTTTTAAAAATAACCAAATTGCAAGTGTAATACTTCCAAATAATATTATAACTGTTGGAAATGGAGCTTTTGAAAATAATGAAATTACGAGTGCAACTATCTCTAGTGGAATGACAAGTATTTCAAGTACACTTTTTAAGTATAATGAATTAACAAGTATCACTATTCCTAACACTATAACGAGTATAGGTGCTAATTCTTTTAATAGTAATAATTTATCAAGTATTTTTATTCCTAATAGTGTAACGTATATAGGTAATGGGGCATTTCAAAGTAACCAACTTGCTAGTGTAACTCTTCCAAATACGATTACATTTATAGGAGGTGCTACTTTTCAAAGTAATAATCTTTCTAGTATTGTAATTCCTAATTCTGTAACAAAAATAAGGATGTGGGCATTTAGTGGTAATGAATTAACAAATATAACCATACCAAGTAATGTAGATACCATCGAAGGTGGAGCATTTGCTTCAAACCCTTTAACAAGTGTGACCTCATTAGCTACAGTACCACCAACAATAGTTACAGGTTTAGGAGATTCTTTTGGTTACAATCGTAGTACAATAAATTTGCACATACCATCGGGTACTATTGGAGCATATGTTACAGACCCTGGGGCTTTGTGGACTGGTTTTAATTCCGTTACAGAAAATTTTGTAGCAGGTGATATATCGAATGCTGTACAAGTAATTACTACAGCAGAGGAGATTACAGTAAAGTACCCAAAAAACAGCAAATTACTGGGATACATTATGTATGATATTTACGGTATTATTACTACTAAAGGCAAAGGCAATAAAATAGCTACAAATATTATTCCTAGTGGTGTATATATTTTAAAACTAAATTTTAAAGAAGGTACTTGTACAAAGAGAGTACTTGTTAAATAA
- a CDS encoding D-alanyl-D-alanine carboxypeptidase family protein, which translates to MKEKVYCESVEKKDSKNKLLTPSIWIRENHSPLKSLMNTDFNLIFEPSISADYMYLVREGILGKIERITKKLDIQNKILIIRSVWRSFDHQQILWDTKLKLFEKEHPEKSYDEVKEIVSYFIAPPSKSMHATGGSIDALIYDITKNCVMDFGTNQGYDIVLSKKCYPYHPEISEEAKKIELY; encoded by the coding sequence ATGAAAGAGAAAGTGTACTGTGAATCAGTTGAAAAAAAGGATAGTAAAAATAAACTTTTAACTCCTTCAATTTGGATTCGAGAGAATCATTCACCTTTAAAGAGTTTAATGAATACAGATTTTAATTTGATTTTTGAGCCTTCAATATCTGCGGATTATATGTACCTAGTTAGAGAAGGTATCTTGGGAAAAATAGAACGAATAACTAAGAAGTTAGATATTCAAAATAAAATATTGATTATTCGTTCTGTATGGAGATCTTTTGATCATCAACAGATTCTATGGGATACTAAATTGAAATTATTTGAAAAAGAGCATCCAGAAAAATCTTACGATGAGGTTAAAGAGATAGTTAGTTATTTTATTGCCCCACCTTCAAAGTCAATGCATGCTACAGGAGGATCTATAGATGCATTAATTTATGACATTACTAAAAATTGTGTGATGGATTTTGGGACAAACCAAGGGTATGATATTGTTCTTTCAAAAAAATGTTATCCTTATCATCCTGAAATTAGTGAAGAAGCAAAAAAAATAGAGCTTTATTAA
- a CDS encoding alanine/ornithine racemase family PLP-dependent enzyme, with amino-acid sequence MSLPRIDIDLRKIAHNVKQLKRLYRTKGIYVTGVTKVIGGNPIIAAVLVKNGIEILADSRLENIIKMRRKGISAQYLLLRTPSLSLAEKVVNHTDISLNTELTVLKELSKYALRNHIVHKIILMVELGDLREGIMPLEMDNIVKEVLELKGLLLIGIGTNLTCFGGIKPDTDKMNELSLITIHLEKKFNIILTIISGGNSANFFWFKTSKNLGRVNNLRIGESIFLGTESLCRSAILGLFGDAFTLVAEVIESKIKPSQPYGVVYQNVNGKIPKFKDDGLMRRAILAIGQQDVAVAGITPRQNVFVLGASSDHIVIDNTKSNLRVGDIVEFDLNYNALLGALNSSYITKNIINFNERESVL; translated from the coding sequence TTGAGCCTTCCTAGAATAGATATTGACCTTAGAAAAATTGCTCATAATGTCAAACAGTTAAAAAGGTTATATCGTACTAAAGGAATTTATGTTACTGGAGTAACTAAAGTTATAGGAGGCAATCCAATAATTGCAGCTGTTTTAGTAAAAAACGGTATTGAAATTCTTGCAGATTCCAGACTTGAGAATATTATAAAAATGCGTAGAAAAGGTATAAGTGCACAGTACTTGTTACTTAGAACACCTTCTTTGAGTCTAGCAGAAAAAGTTGTTAATCATACAGATATAAGTTTAAATACTGAGCTAACAGTTCTAAAAGAACTTTCAAAATATGCCTTAAGGAATCATATTGTGCATAAAATAATTCTTATGGTAGAGTTGGGAGATTTACGAGAGGGGATTATGCCTTTAGAAATGGATAATATAGTAAAAGAAGTATTAGAATTAAAAGGGCTGCTTTTGATAGGTATAGGAACAAATCTTACTTGCTTTGGTGGAATAAAACCAGATACTGATAAGATGAATGAGCTTTCTTTAATAACTATTCATTTAGAAAAAAAATTTAATATTATTTTAACTATTATCTCTGGTGGAAATTCAGCAAATTTTTTTTGGTTTAAAACTTCAAAAAATTTAGGTAGAGTAAATAACTTACGCATAGGAGAATCTATTTTTTTAGGTACAGAATCACTTTGTAGATCAGCAATTCTAGGTCTTTTTGGAGATGCTTTTACATTAGTAGCAGAAGTAATAGAATCAAAAATAAAGCCTTCACAACCTTATGGTGTAGTATATCAAAATGTCAATGGTAAAATCCCAAAATTTAAAGATGATGGTTTAATGAGGAGGGCTATTTTAGCTATCGGACAACAAGATGTTGCTGTTGCTGGTATTACTCCTAGACAAAATGTATTTGTTTTGGGAGCAAGTAGTGATCATATCGTGATAGATAATACTAAATCAAATTTAAGAGTAGGTGATATCGTAGAATTTGACTTGAACTACAATGCTTTATTAGGAGCATTAAATTCATCATATATAACTAAAAATATAATCAATTTTAATGAAAGAGAAAGTGTACTGTGA
- a CDS encoding DUF1611 domain-containing protein codes for MKPEALIYCEKEFGKVDGKVANGLIRQSDTYKIVGVIDSSKTGEDSGECLDGVRNKIPIFKSLESALKELENSPKYFIYGIAPLTSFLNNEQKNIFFLAIKNKMNIVNGMPEFLNDNTQFRDMAHKYGVTIQDVRKPPDRKKLHNFTGRIQEIKTPIITVMGTDCAVGKRTSALLLVEALKNEGLQAVFVTTGQTGLLQGSKYGVAIDVLTSGFATGEVENAILNAYEKENPDIIIVEGQGALSHPAFTSSSAILRGSMPNAIIIQHPPKRKYYCDYPDIAMLTLGKEIEMIEVFSKSKVIAITINHEDMNDVEVNNAVIKYEAIHRLPTTDVLKYGCDKLIRILMKTFPELKRDPKLV; via the coding sequence ATGAAACCAGAAGCATTAATTTATTGTGAAAAGGAGTTTGGTAAGGTAGATGGAAAAGTAGCAAATGGTTTAATAAGGCAATCTGATACCTATAAAATTGTAGGAGTTATAGATAGTTCTAAAACTGGTGAAGATTCAGGTGAATGTCTGGATGGGGTAAGAAATAAAATTCCAATCTTTAAAAGTTTAGAAAGCGCTTTAAAAGAATTGGAAAATAGCCCTAAATATTTTATTTATGGTATTGCACCACTCACATCTTTTTTGAATAATGAACAAAAGAACATTTTTTTTTTAGCTATTAAAAACAAAATGAATATTGTTAATGGTATGCCAGAATTTTTAAATGATAATACCCAATTTAGAGATATGGCTCACAAATATGGAGTTACTATTCAAGATGTAAGAAAACCACCAGATCGTAAAAAGTTACATAATTTTACAGGACGTATACAAGAAATAAAAACTCCAATAATTACCGTAATGGGGACTGATTGCGCTGTAGGAAAAAGAACATCTGCATTACTTTTAGTAGAAGCACTTAAAAATGAAGGTTTACAAGCAGTTTTTGTAACTACTGGTCAAACAGGTTTACTCCAAGGATCTAAATATGGTGTGGCAATAGATGTTTTAACATCAGGTTTTGCTACAGGAGAGGTTGAAAATGCTATTCTTAATGCTTACGAGAAAGAAAATCCTGATATTATTATTGTAGAAGGACAAGGAGCTTTAAGTCACCCTGCATTTACATCATCAAGTGCAATTTTACGAGGATCAATGCCTAATGCAATTATTATCCAGCATCCTCCAAAAAGAAAATATTATTGCGATTACCCAGATATAGCAATGTTAACATTAGGAAAAGAGATAGAAATGATAGAAGTTTTTTCTAAATCAAAAGTAATTGCCATTACTATTAACCATGAGGATATGAACGATGTTGAAGTAAACAATGCCGTTATAAAATATGAAGCTATCCACCGATTACCTACAACAGATGTTTTAAAATATGGATGTGATAAACTAATAAGAATATTAATGAAAACATTTCCGGAGTTAAAAAGAGATCCGAAACTGGTTTGA
- a CDS encoding AraC family transcriptional regulator — protein MKLYIKYMVSLRCKMLVKKELHKLGINSVVINLGVVEVLEDISEKKRVDFKNNLFKSGLELLDDKKSILIEKIKTIIIEMIHYSEEVPKTNYSGYISKKLGYDYTYLANIFSEVKGMTIQNYIINHKIEKVKELLLYNQLNLNEIADKLHYSSSSHLSNQFKKVTGLTPTFYKKLQIKRNINLENL, from the coding sequence ATGAAACTATACATAAAGTATATGGTGAGTTTACGTTGCAAAATGCTAGTAAAAAAAGAATTGCATAAACTAGGAATAAATTCAGTAGTAATTAATCTTGGAGTTGTAGAGGTTTTAGAAGATATTTCAGAGAAAAAACGTGTTGATTTTAAAAATAATTTATTTAAATCTGGACTTGAATTATTAGATGACAAAAAAAGTATTTTAATTGAAAAAATAAAAACTATAATTATTGAAATGATTCATTATTCAGAAGAAGTACCAAAAACTAATTATTCAGGTTATATAAGTAAGAAATTAGGTTACGATTATACTTATTTAGCAAATATTTTTTCTGAAGTAAAAGGAATGACTATACAAAACTATATAATTAACCATAAAATTGAAAAAGTAAAAGAATTATTACTATATAATCAGCTTAACCTTAATGAAATTGCTGATAAACTGCATTACAGTAGTTCATCACATTTATCAAATCAGTTCAAGAAAGTTACTGGACTTACTCCTACTTTTTATAAAAAACTTCAAATAAAAAGAAATATCAATTTAGAAAATCTATGA
- a CDS encoding tetratricopeptide repeat protein: MSYSNSRFIYLLLFLFIGSIQAQNFKRDSLKNELNNNIKKDSNRVKTLNDLAFYYYKKNPTQALTYVKEAKRLAVEIEFIKGQARSFFIKGLIESKKSNFNESINYYNEALLLYEKINRKNKVSECYAKMGFMFFYNYDFNNAILNFKRSIALDNQTRNTNKTAIKLKYVGHSFFDTGKYNEALLYYNKAKSLNIKLNNELELSNCYLSIGSIFLKKANYPFALKNYNKSLETSEKIKDSLGVSKVLNNLGLVYKNYENYDKAIENYKKSLEYQRKIGNKKNISKALNNIGVIYINKKDYKTALNYHKEALLISEEINDKIGQTRYLNNIGRVYGELKNEIKAIRCFEKAEVISLKFGYQLGLCNSYYRMTISYINQKKYKKALFYALKSKNISNKLRILYFQKDIYELLSVIYNNIGDYKRAFKSHKKFKIFNDSLFNKENIQKITQLEYEYKYKDELASAEKRELKLTKRVRSTSQDLENSKHNLLLGVIAFLVTILTLGGVIFFLRIRNEKSKIQNIVIEQKLLRSQMTPHFIFNSLSVLQGMILNKEQKKSISYLSKFSKLLRIILENSRDKTVLLSQELTAIENYLTLQNLENETYNYTISINDTLNTSEFKIPPMLIQPFIENVIEHAFINQSENKTIAINLEFLNKELICKIIDNGIGISSQTENNNQYKKSLSTAITSERLKILSKYFKMKGTVTLEDRSKYNKKGTQVILKIPYIKERVSN, encoded by the coding sequence ATGAGTTACTCAAATTCACGTTTTATTTACTTATTATTATTTCTTTTTATAGGAAGTATACAAGCTCAAAATTTTAAAAGAGATAGTTTAAAAAATGAACTAAATAATAATATTAAAAAAGATTCAAACCGTGTAAAAACATTAAACGATTTAGCTTTTTATTATTATAAAAAGAATCCAACTCAAGCATTAACATATGTCAAAGAAGCAAAAAGATTAGCTGTTGAAATAGAATTTATTAAAGGTCAAGCACGTAGTTTTTTTATTAAGGGGCTAATAGAATCAAAAAAGTCAAATTTTAATGAATCTATAAATTATTATAATGAAGCACTTTTATTGTATGAAAAAATAAATCGTAAGAATAAAGTCTCTGAATGTTATGCAAAAATGGGGTTTATGTTTTTTTATAATTATGATTTTAATAATGCAATATTAAATTTTAAAAGATCTATAGCTTTAGATAATCAAACAAGAAACACTAATAAAACTGCAATTAAATTAAAATATGTAGGACATTCTTTTTTTGATACTGGAAAATATAATGAAGCACTTTTATACTATAATAAAGCGAAAAGTTTAAATATTAAACTTAATAATGAATTAGAATTATCTAATTGTTATTTAAGTATAGGAAGTATCTTTTTAAAAAAAGCAAATTATCCTTTTGCTTTAAAAAATTACAACAAGTCACTTGAAACTTCAGAAAAAATTAAAGATTCGCTAGGGGTCTCAAAAGTGTTAAATAATTTAGGGTTAGTTTATAAGAATTACGAAAATTATGACAAAGCGATTGAGAATTATAAGAAATCATTAGAATACCAAAGAAAGATTGGAAACAAAAAAAATATTTCAAAAGCTTTAAATAATATAGGGGTTATTTATATAAATAAAAAAGATTATAAAACTGCACTTAATTATCATAAAGAAGCATTACTAATTAGTGAAGAAATTAATGATAAAATTGGACAAACTAGATATTTAAATAACATTGGTAGAGTTTATGGAGAATTAAAAAATGAAATTAAAGCTATTAGGTGTTTTGAAAAAGCTGAAGTAATTAGTTTAAAATTTGGTTATCAGTTAGGTTTATGTAATTCGTATTATAGAATGACAATTTCATATATAAATCAAAAAAAATATAAGAAAGCGTTGTTTTATGCTTTAAAAAGTAAGAATATTTCAAACAAATTAAGAATACTTTATTTTCAAAAAGATATATACGAATTACTTTCAGTGATTTATAATAATATTGGTGATTATAAAAGAGCTTTTAAAAGTCATAAAAAATTCAAAATATTTAATGACAGTCTTTTTAACAAAGAAAATATTCAGAAAATTACTCAATTAGAATATGAGTATAAATATAAAGACGAATTAGCATCTGCAGAAAAAAGAGAATTAAAATTAACAAAAAGAGTAAGATCTACTTCTCAAGATTTAGAAAACTCAAAACATAATTTATTACTTGGGGTAATAGCTTTTTTAGTAACAATTCTAACTTTAGGAGGCGTAATTTTCTTTTTAAGAATTAGAAATGAAAAATCTAAAATTCAAAATATAGTTATAGAACAAAAATTATTGCGTTCGCAGATGACACCACATTTTATTTTCAATTCGCTTTCTGTATTGCAAGGAATGATATTGAATAAAGAACAGAAAAAATCAATTTCTTATTTGTCAAAGTTTTCAAAACTACTTCGAATTATTTTAGAAAATTCAAGAGACAAAACAGTTTTATTATCTCAAGAGCTAACTGCAATAGAAAACTATTTAACACTTCAGAATTTAGAAAATGAAACCTATAATTATACCATTTCTATAAATGATACTTTAAATACTTCTGAGTTTAAAATACCGCCCATGTTAATTCAACCGTTCATTGAAAACGTCATAGAACATGCGTTTATAAATCAAAGTGAAAATAAAACTATTGCTATTAATCTTGAATTTTTAAATAAAGAATTAATATGTAAAATTATAGATAATGGTATTGGAATAAGTTCACAAACGGAAAATAATAATCAATATAAAAAGTCATTATCTACAGCGATTACTTCTGAAAGATTAAAAATATTATCTAAATATTTTAAAATGAAAGGAACAGTAACTTTAGAAGATAGAAGTAAATATAATAAGAAGGGAACCCAAGTTATTTTAAAAATACCATATATAAAAGAAAGAGTTAGTAATTAA
- a CDS encoding Crp/Fnr family transcriptional regulator, which translates to MHILRKHIEEIISLTDDEFDFILSHFEQVKKRKHQYILQEGEVANKEYWIIKGCLKSYFFDEKGKEHILQFGMENWWITDYESFVKQTSSKIYIDCIEDSQLLYITYENREKLTAEMHKMERFWAKKSKYGRIALQNRILSLLKNSSKERYELLLEQHPTLFQRVPKKLIAAYLGVSRETLSRLNS; encoded by the coding sequence ATGCATATACTTAGAAAGCATATAGAAGAAATAATTTCACTTACAGATGACGAATTTGATTTTATTTTAAGTCATTTTGAGCAAGTAAAAAAACGTAAACATCAATATATTTTACAAGAAGGAGAGGTTGCGAATAAAGAATATTGGATAATTAAAGGTTGTTTAAAAAGTTATTTTTTTGATGAAAAAGGGAAAGAACATATACTTCAATTTGGTATGGAAAATTGGTGGATTACAGATTATGAATCATTTGTAAAACAAACCTCCTCTAAAATTTATATCGATTGCATAGAAGATAGTCAGTTATTATATATTACCTATGAAAATAGAGAAAAACTAACTGCAGAAATGCATAAAATGGAACGCTTTTGGGCTAAAAAAAGCAAATATGGTAGAATTGCCTTACAAAATAGAATTCTATCATTGTTAAAAAACTCATCTAAAGAACGATACGAACTACTCTTAGAGCAACACCCCACATTATTTCAACGAGTACCTAAAAAACTAATTGCGGCTTACCTTGGTGTTTCTAGGGAAACATTAAGTAGGTTAAACTCTTAA
- a CDS encoding DoxX family protein: MSILEKIQNKEIGTLIQRVSIGLLILFHGIANMNSNYLFIKSLLNGLSLPEFFSYGVFIGEVVAPVLIIIGYRAKLASLFLTLNMFIAILMAHASEIFSINQYGGWAIELQALYLFGALVIVFLGAGKYAISTNSKWD; the protein is encoded by the coding sequence ATGAGCATTTTAGAAAAAATTCAAAACAAAGAAATTGGAACATTAATTCAAAGAGTTAGTATAGGCTTACTTATATTATTTCACGGTATTGCAAACATGAATTCTAATTATTTATTTATTAAAAGTTTATTGAATGGCTTGAGCTTACCTGAATTCTTTTCTTATGGTGTTTTCATTGGAGAGGTAGTTGCCCCTGTACTTATAATTATAGGTTACAGAGCTAAATTAGCTAGTTTGTTTTTAACCTTAAACATGTTCATTGCCATTTTAATGGCACATGCTTCTGAAATATTTTCCATTAACCAATATGGTGGCTGGGCTATAGAATTACAAGCATTATATTTATTTGGAGCATTAGTTATAGTGTTTTTAGGTGCAGGAAAATATGCCATATCAACAAATTCTAAATGGGATTAG